From Haemorhous mexicanus isolate bHaeMex1 chromosome 2, bHaeMex1.pri, whole genome shotgun sequence, the proteins below share one genomic window:
- the TSC22D1 gene encoding TSC22 domain family protein 1 isoform X2, with amino-acid sequence MNAQCCRPVAMDLGVYQLRHFSISFLSSLLGTDTSSLRLDSSSSGASVVAIDNKIEQAMDLVKSHLMYAVREEVEVLKEQIKELIEKNSQLEQENTLLKTLASPEQLAQFQAQLQTGSPPSSSQSQGTAQQPAQPASQGSGPSA; translated from the exons ATGAATGCCCAATGTTGTAGACCGGTGGCAATGGATCTAGGAGTTTATCAACTAAGACACTTCTCGATTTCGTTCTTATCGTCATTGCTGGGCACCGACACCTCGTCTCTGAGGCTCGACAGTAG CTCCTCTGGTGCAAGCGTAGTAGCTATCGACAACAAAATCGAGCAAGCGATG GATCTGGTAAAGAGTCACTTGATGTACGCAGTAAGGGAGGAAGTGGAGGTCCTCAAAGAGCAAATCAAAGAGCTGATAGAGAAGAACTCGCAGCTGGAGCAAGAAAACACTCTGCTAAAAACACttgccagcccagagcagcttgCCCAGTTCCAAGCACAGCTGCAGACTGGTTCTCCGCCTTCCTCTTCCCAGTCAcaagggacagcacagcagcctgctcaGCCAGCATCACAGGGCTCAGGGCCTTCAGCATAG
- the TSC22D1 gene encoding TSC22 domain family protein 1 isoform X4: protein MDLVKSHLMYAVREEVEVLKEQIKELIEKNSQLEQENTLLKTLASPEQLAQFQAQLQTGSPPSSSQSQGTAQQPAQPASQGSGPSA, encoded by the exons ATG GATCTGGTAAAGAGTCACTTGATGTACGCAGTAAGGGAGGAAGTGGAGGTCCTCAAAGAGCAAATCAAAGAGCTGATAGAGAAGAACTCGCAGCTGGAGCAAGAAAACACTCTGCTAAAAACACttgccagcccagagcagcttgCCCAGTTCCAAGCACAGCTGCAGACTGGTTCTCCGCCTTCCTCTTCCCAGTCAcaagggacagcacagcagcctgctcaGCCAGCATCACAGGGCTCAGGGCCTTCAGCATAG